In Streptomyces sp. 840.1, one DNA window encodes the following:
- the glgP gene encoding alpha-glucan family phosphorylase — protein sequence MQAIRRFTVRPVLPDLLRPLSDLARNLRWSWHTETRELFQAVDPVAGRTADGDPVRLLGAVSAGRLAELARDEEFLHRLAEVSAGLQDYLQGPRWYQEQVAQGVALPAAIAYFSPEFGVTAALPQYSGGLGILAGDHLKAASDLGVPLVGVGLLYRHGYFRQSLSRDGWQQEHYPVLDPNELPLTLLREADGAPSEVVLALPGGRSLRAHIWQAQVGRVPLLMLDSDVEGNAPGEREVTDRLYGGGSEHRLLQEILLGIGGVRAVRSYCRLTGHPAPEVFHTNEGHAGFLGLERIRELAGDGLDFASAVESVRAGTVFTTHTPVPAGIDRFDRELVARHFGDDGELPGVPAERVLDLGAETYGGGDPGVFNMAVMGLRLAQRANGVSTLHGAVSREMFAGLWPGFDAPEVPITSVTNGVHAPTWVAPEIYRLRTDSGAAPGRWDSAAQIPDRQLWDVRRTLREQLVTEVRERLRASWRTRGAEAAELGWIDGVLDPDVLTIGFARRVPSYKRLTLMLRDRDRLRGLLLHPERPIQIVVAGKAHPADDSGKRLVQELVRFADDPRVRHRIVFLPDYGMGMAQKLYPGCDVWLNNPLRPLEACGTSGMKAALNGCLNLSVLDGWWDEWFEPDFGWAIPTADGSATDEDRRDDLEANALYELIEDRVAPRFYDHGGEGLPDRWIEMVRRTLGTLGPKVLAGRMVREYVERLYAPAALAQRALDATTARELADWKSRVRAAWPRVAVDHVEAVTPTGAGGSAELGSTLALRVRITLGALEPDDVEVQAVAGRVDAADAITDAQIFPLKPAGGQDLEGRWLYDGPLALDRTGPYGYTVRVLPAHRLLADGAELGLVAQPTGATGEGAGLLMR from the coding sequence GTGCAGGCCATTCGTCGATTCACCGTGCGTCCCGTCCTCCCCGACCTCCTTCGACCGCTCAGCGACCTCGCCCGCAACCTGCGCTGGTCCTGGCACACCGAGACCCGTGAGCTCTTCCAGGCCGTCGATCCGGTGGCCGGCCGGACCGCGGACGGCGACCCCGTGCGCCTGCTCGGTGCCGTCTCCGCCGGCCGGCTCGCCGAACTGGCCCGGGACGAGGAGTTCCTCCACCGGCTGGCCGAGGTGTCCGCCGGCCTCCAGGACTACCTCCAGGGCCCCAGGTGGTACCAGGAGCAGGTGGCGCAGGGCGTCGCGCTGCCCGCCGCCATCGCCTACTTCTCACCCGAGTTCGGGGTCACCGCGGCCCTGCCCCAGTACTCCGGCGGGCTCGGCATCCTCGCCGGCGACCACCTCAAGGCCGCCAGCGACCTGGGCGTCCCCCTGGTCGGCGTCGGCCTCCTCTACCGCCACGGCTACTTCCGCCAGAGCCTGTCCAGGGACGGCTGGCAGCAGGAGCACTACCCCGTCCTCGACCCCAACGAGCTGCCGCTCACCCTGCTGCGCGAAGCCGACGGGGCACCGAGCGAGGTGGTCCTGGCGCTGCCCGGCGGCCGCTCGCTGCGCGCCCACATCTGGCAGGCGCAGGTCGGCCGGGTCCCGCTGCTCATGCTCGACTCCGACGTGGAGGGCAACGCCCCCGGCGAACGCGAGGTCACCGACCGGCTGTACGGCGGCGGCAGCGAGCACCGGCTGCTGCAGGAAATACTGCTGGGCATCGGCGGCGTGCGCGCCGTACGCAGCTACTGCCGGCTCACCGGCCACCCGGCGCCCGAGGTGTTCCACACCAACGAGGGCCACGCCGGCTTCCTGGGCCTGGAGCGCATCCGGGAGCTCGCCGGCGACGGCCTGGACTTCGCCTCCGCGGTGGAGTCCGTACGGGCGGGCACCGTCTTCACCACCCACACCCCGGTGCCGGCCGGGATCGACCGTTTCGACCGCGAACTCGTCGCCCGGCACTTCGGCGACGACGGGGAACTGCCCGGCGTCCCCGCCGAACGCGTCCTGGACCTGGGCGCCGAGACGTACGGGGGCGGCGACCCCGGCGTCTTCAACATGGCGGTGATGGGCCTGCGGCTCGCCCAGCGCGCCAACGGGGTCTCCACCCTGCACGGGGCCGTCAGCCGGGAGATGTTCGCCGGGCTCTGGCCGGGGTTCGACGCCCCCGAGGTGCCGATCACCTCCGTGACCAACGGGGTCCACGCACCCACCTGGGTCGCCCCCGAGATCTACCGGCTGCGCACCGACTCCGGCGCCGCCCCCGGCCGGTGGGACTCCGCCGCCCAGATCCCCGACCGGCAGCTCTGGGACGTGCGCCGGACACTGCGCGAGCAACTGGTGACCGAGGTGCGGGAGCGGCTGCGCGCCTCCTGGCGCACCCGGGGCGCGGAGGCCGCCGAGCTCGGCTGGATCGACGGCGTGCTGGACCCCGACGTGCTGACGATCGGCTTCGCCCGCCGGGTGCCCTCGTACAAGCGGCTGACGCTGATGCTGCGCGACCGCGACCGGCTGCGCGGGCTGCTCCTCCACCCGGAGCGGCCGATCCAGATCGTCGTCGCGGGCAAGGCGCATCCGGCCGACGACAGCGGGAAGCGGCTGGTCCAGGAGCTGGTCCGGTTCGCGGACGACCCCCGGGTGCGCCACCGCATCGTCTTCCTCCCCGACTACGGGATGGGGATGGCCCAGAAGCTCTACCCGGGCTGCGATGTCTGGCTGAACAACCCGCTGCGCCCGCTGGAGGCTTGCGGTACGAGCGGGATGAAGGCGGCGCTCAACGGCTGCCTCAACCTGTCGGTCCTGGACGGCTGGTGGGACGAATGGTTCGAGCCCGACTTCGGCTGGGCGATCCCGACGGCCGACGGCTCCGCCACGGACGAGGACCGGCGTGACGACCTGGAGGCCAACGCGCTCTACGAGCTGATCGAGGACCGGGTCGCCCCGCGCTTCTACGACCACGGCGGCGAGGGTCTCCCGGACCGCTGGATCGAGATGGTCCGCCGCACCCTGGGCACCCTGGGCCCCAAGGTCCTCGCGGGGCGCATGGTGCGTGAGTACGTGGAGCGGCTGTACGCCCCCGCCGCGCTCGCCCAGCGCGCCCTCGACGCCACCACCGCCCGGGAGCTGGCCGACTGGAAGTCCCGGGTCCGGGCGGCCTGGCCCCGGGTGGCGGTCGACCATGTCGAGGCGGTGACGCCCACCGGGGCGGGCGGCTCGGCGGAGCTCGGTTCGACGCTGGCGCTGCGGGTTCGGATCACGCTCGGGGCGCTGGAGCCGGACGACGTGGAGGTGCAGGCGGTGGCCGGCCGGGTGGACGCGGCGGACGCCATCACGGACGCCCAGATCTTCCCGCTGAAGCCGGCCGGGGGCCAGGACCTGGAGGGGCGCTGGCTGTACGACGGCCCGCTCGCGCTCGACCGCACGGGCCCCTACGGCTACACGGTCCGGGTGCTGCCCGCCCACCGGCTGCTGGCCGACGGGGCCGAACTCGGCCTGGTCGCGCAGCCGACGGGGGCCACGGGTGAGGGCGCGGGTCTGCTGATGCGCTGA